Proteins encoded in a region of the Geoanaerobacter pelophilus genome:
- the flhB gene encoding flagellar biosynthesis protein FlhB, with protein sequence MSDQDKHSKTEEPTSKRLSEAREKGNIPRSRELSSSLTLLAGIVTLYVTSGLMLGTLKSLTADVFGGMGTYQITHAGIQALMVKMAGNALLSLAPFFIVMILVGVAVNFGQGGIVFTLDKLEFNLDKLNPLKGVSKIFNKDGVFEGVKSLVKIFIAGYVGFKILKEEVTALSYLVEKDIPGIMEFIGRLSFKLVLHISGVMLILGILDLLFVKWRHIENLKMTKQEVRDEHKNTEGDPHVKAKIRQQRMMMYKRRLRTTIPKADVVITNPTHYAVALKYDKTEMAAPVVLAKGMDYLALRIKEIAKENRVMLVENRFLARELYAQVKEGEEIPEALYAAVAEVLAYVYSIKGKI encoded by the coding sequence ATGTCGGATCAAGACAAACATTCCAAAACCGAAGAACCTACCAGTAAAAGGCTCTCGGAAGCCCGGGAAAAAGGAAATATCCCCCGGAGCCGAGAGCTTTCCTCCTCGCTTACCCTCCTTGCCGGAATCGTTACCTTGTATGTAACCAGCGGGCTCATGCTGGGAACCCTCAAGAGCCTGACTGCCGATGTTTTCGGTGGCATGGGCACTTATCAAATAACTCATGCCGGCATCCAGGCGCTCATGGTTAAAATGGCGGGGAATGCCCTGCTTTCGCTGGCCCCGTTCTTTATCGTCATGATACTGGTCGGTGTTGCGGTGAATTTCGGTCAGGGCGGGATTGTGTTCACCCTCGACAAACTGGAATTCAACCTTGATAAGCTGAACCCCTTGAAGGGGGTGTCAAAGATCTTTAATAAGGACGGTGTCTTTGAAGGGGTAAAATCCCTGGTGAAAATATTCATTGCCGGGTATGTCGGGTTCAAGATCCTCAAGGAAGAAGTGACTGCTCTCTCATACCTTGTGGAGAAGGACATCCCCGGGATTATGGAGTTTATCGGCAGGCTGTCGTTCAAATTGGTGCTCCATATTTCTGGCGTGATGTTGATCTTGGGGATTCTGGACCTTCTGTTTGTAAAGTGGCGACACATAGAAAACCTGAAGATGACCAAGCAGGAGGTGCGCGACGAGCACAAAAATACGGAAGGCGACCCGCACGTTAAGGCAAAGATCCGCCAGCAAAGAATGATGATGTATAAAAGAAGGTTGCGCACCACCATTCCCAAGGCGGATGTCGTCATCACCAACCCGACCCATTATGCCGTGGCGCTCAAGTACGACAAGACTGAAATGGCTGCGCCGGTGGTTTTGGCAAAGGGGATGGACTATCTGGCGCTACGTATTAAGGAGATTGCTAAGGAAAACAGGGTAATGCTGGTGGAGAACCGCTTCCTGGCCAGGGAGCTCTATGCCCAGGTCAAGGAGGGGGAGGAGATTCCGGAGGCTCTTTACGCAGCTGTTGCTGAAGTGCTTGCCTATGTCTACAGTATCAAGGGTAAAATATAG
- the fliR gene encoding flagellar biosynthetic protein FliR, translating to MLSPLSFASLGEFSFFTLVMGRVAGIFAATPMFGGKAVPMRVKAGLSLVMTMVLFPVIRTTLPELPTDSVSLILLVIRETMIGITLGLLSQAIFAAVEFCGQLLGIQIGFAMVNLFDPSMGGQLSIIAVFQTILATLLFMALGVHHFFIRSIVESYQLLPLGGWHMSGPLLQFITGTVTGMFVLGIKLAAPVMVSLMAATVVLGIMARIFPQMNVFIISMPLNIGVGFLILGTSLMVFMHTLEGAFGQLTRQIKVLFKVLS from the coding sequence GTGTTGTCGCCGCTTTCCTTCGCATCTCTTGGCGAATTCTCTTTTTTCACCCTGGTGATGGGGCGGGTTGCCGGGATCTTTGCCGCTACCCCGATGTTTGGCGGCAAGGCCGTCCCGATGCGGGTCAAGGCCGGCCTTTCTCTGGTCATGACCATGGTCCTGTTCCCGGTCATCAGGACGACCCTCCCGGAACTGCCCACTGATTCTGTTTCCCTGATATTACTGGTGATCCGCGAAACAATGATCGGCATCACCCTTGGCCTTTTATCCCAGGCGATCTTCGCTGCCGTTGAGTTTTGCGGTCAACTCCTGGGCATCCAGATTGGTTTTGCCATGGTTAACCTCTTTGACCCGAGCATGGGGGGGCAGCTCTCCATCATCGCCGTCTTTCAGACAATCCTTGCCACGCTGCTGTTCATGGCGCTCGGTGTGCATCACTTTTTCATCCGGTCGATTGTGGAGAGTTACCAGTTGCTGCCGCTTGGCGGCTGGCACATGAGCGGACCGCTGCTGCAGTTTATCACCGGCACGGTGACCGGGATGTTTGTCCTAGGAATAAAGCTTGCCGCTCCGGTCATGGTGTCACTGATGGCTGCTACCGTGGTGCTGGGGATCATGGCTCGCATCTTTCCGCAAATGAACGTATTCATCATCAGCATGCCGCTTAACATCGGGGTCGGGTTCCTGATCCTCGGCACCTCTCTCATGGTTTTCATGCATACCCTGGAAGGGGCCTTCGGCCAACTCACCCGGCAGATAAAGGTGCTGTTCAAGGTTCTCTCCTAG
- the fliQ gene encoding flagellar biosynthesis protein FliQ yields MTPELVVQLARRAFETTLLLSAPLLIFSLVVGLLISIFQAVTSINEVTLTFVPKIVAVMVAMIIFFPWMMSYLSDFTREIYSLIATMRH; encoded by the coding sequence ATGACCCCGGAGCTGGTAGTGCAACTTGCTCGTCGCGCCTTTGAAACAACGCTGCTGCTGTCGGCGCCGCTCTTGATTTTCAGCCTGGTGGTCGGCCTGCTGATCAGCATTTTTCAGGCAGTAACCTCTATCAACGAGGTAACCCTGACCTTTGTGCCGAAGATTGTTGCGGTAATGGTTGCCATGATAATCTTTTTTCCCTGGATGATGAGTTACCTGTCTGATTTTACCCGAGAGATCTATTCCCTTATCGCTACCATGAGACATTAA
- the fliP gene encoding flagellar type III secretion system pore protein FliP (The bacterial flagellar biogenesis protein FliP forms a type III secretion system (T3SS)-type pore required for flagellar assembly.), whose protein sequence is MAIVILCLGFAGSALCAPEPLAIPSVSVGLGKATKPGDVAVVLQIFFLMTVLSLAPGILIMTTSFTRIVVVLSFLRNALGTQQAPSNQIIIGLALFLTFFVMSPVWQQINRDALQPYKSQTISQEEAVKRAIAPVRKFMFSQARENDIALFVNISKMPRPKNADDIPTLTLIPAFMISELRTAFQIGFLIYIPFLVVDMVVASVLMSMGMMMLPPVMISLPFKILLFVLVDGWSLIVGSLVKSFG, encoded by the coding sequence CTGGCAATAGTCATTCTCTGTCTCGGGTTTGCCGGTTCTGCCTTGTGTGCGCCGGAACCGCTGGCCATCCCATCGGTCAGCGTCGGCCTCGGCAAGGCCACCAAGCCCGGCGATGTGGCGGTAGTGCTACAGATCTTCTTCCTGATGACAGTCCTTTCGCTTGCGCCGGGGATCCTCATCATGACAACCTCATTTACCCGGATTGTCGTGGTGCTCTCCTTCCTGCGCAACGCTCTGGGCACTCAGCAGGCGCCGTCGAATCAGATCATTATCGGGCTGGCCCTGTTTCTTACCTTTTTTGTCATGTCGCCGGTCTGGCAGCAAATCAACCGAGATGCCCTGCAACCGTACAAGTCCCAGACCATCAGCCAGGAAGAGGCAGTGAAACGGGCGATTGCTCCGGTTCGCAAGTTCATGTTTTCGCAGGCACGGGAGAATGATATCGCCCTGTTTGTCAATATTTCTAAGATGCCGCGCCCGAAAAACGCAGATGATATCCCGACGCTGACGCTGATCCCGGCGTTTATGATCTCGGAACTGAGGACTGCCTTTCAGATAGGATTCCTGATCTATATCCCGTTTCTGGTGGTAGACATGGTGGTTGCATCAGTGCTCATGTCCATGGGGATGATGATGCTCCCGCCGGTCATGATTTCGCTGCCGTTCAAGATTCTGCTCTTTGTGCTGGTGGACGGCTGGAGCCTGATCGTCGGGTCTTTGGTGAAGAGCTTTGGATAG
- the fliO gene encoding flagellar biosynthetic protein FliO, with product MRLIPSALIFPAFAGEALAQGQSTLEGPSLLWSMLQTLAALAVVIGLILLFYYVSNRWLRGGLANGNPQKYIRIIETRFLAPKKSLLLVEVGGEYLLLASSGEGLQFIKQIDMLEEIEIIDSPMLGKIVPENLQNKIIDLMSRRPKEAAVATPTRAAGGSTK from the coding sequence GTGAGATTAATTCCCTCGGCCCTCATTTTTCCTGCATTCGCAGGAGAGGCACTGGCCCAGGGGCAGTCAACGCTGGAGGGGCCGTCTCTACTCTGGAGCATGTTGCAGACTCTCGCAGCCCTTGCGGTAGTCATCGGCTTGATCCTGCTTTTTTACTATGTAAGCAACCGTTGGCTCAGGGGGGGGCTGGCAAATGGCAATCCCCAAAAATATATTCGGATCATTGAGACACGTTTTCTGGCACCTAAAAAATCTCTGCTGCTGGTAGAGGTCGGTGGCGAATATCTGCTTCTTGCCAGTTCAGGAGAGGGTTTGCAGTTCATCAAACAGATCGACATGCTCGAAGAGATCGAAATCATCGATTCGCCAATGCTCGGCAAAATAGTTCCAGAAAATCTCCAGAACAAAATCATTGACCTGATGTCGAGGCGGCCAAAAGAAGCTGCCGTGGCAACACCGACGCGGGCAGCCGGCGGTAGTACGAAGTGA
- the fliN gene encoding flagellar motor switch protein FliN, translating into MPDNVDVEEVKSAAQEKKSLDFILDIPLQLTVELGRTKLLVKDVLELNQGSVVELGKLAGEPLDVFVNSKLVARGEAVVINEKFGIRLVDIVSPNERVEKVL; encoded by the coding sequence GTGCCGGATAATGTTGATGTGGAAGAAGTAAAAAGCGCGGCCCAGGAAAAAAAGAGCCTGGATTTCATCCTGGATATACCTCTCCAACTTACTGTTGAACTGGGGAGAACTAAGCTGCTGGTCAAGGATGTGCTTGAGTTGAACCAGGGGTCTGTGGTGGAGCTGGGCAAGCTGGCCGGGGAGCCGCTGGATGTATTTGTCAACTCCAAGCTGGTGGCGCGGGGTGAAGCAGTAGTAATAAATGAGAAATTCGGCATCCGGCTTGTTGACATCGTAAGCCCCAACGAGAGGGTGGAGAAGGTGCTGTGA
- the fliM gene encoding flagellar motor switch protein FliM — translation MENILTKEEIEALLSAVFEGKIDPEKELAKESGGVSNYNLFSSDSSKGFIPNLDIIYDNFIRYYRASLSNRLRKLVEIKKGGARAFKFDDFLQTLPSPVCMAIFKIDPLKGAAMIAFDTTMVFAVVDAILGGTGTPKIPENNRTFTSIELRLIEKVVKDMLTDMEKAWAPLHATNMSLIKIESNPRMVSIVPPEYMVITMSLQVQIEETVGNLTFAVPYMTIDPIRDKLKAGAQFTMMAVDPHWSIRLSEELLEAPLEVSVQMGTASITLSDLLGMKPGDTVMLDDSRSGSEIQISIGGIPKFMGMPGVRGGNKAVQVTSMKQRGG, via the coding sequence ATGGAGAACATCCTAACCAAGGAAGAGATAGAAGCCCTTCTTTCGGCTGTCTTCGAGGGGAAGATCGACCCGGAAAAGGAGCTGGCAAAGGAGAGTGGGGGGGTCAGCAACTATAACCTCTTCAGTTCTGACTCTTCCAAGGGGTTCATTCCGAACCTGGACATCATATATGACAACTTCATTCGCTACTACCGGGCGAGTCTCTCCAACCGCTTGCGCAAGTTGGTCGAGATCAAGAAGGGTGGGGCCAGAGCCTTCAAATTTGACGACTTTCTGCAGACCCTGCCGTCACCGGTATGCATGGCTATTTTCAAGATCGACCCGTTAAAGGGTGCGGCCATGATTGCCTTTGATACCACCATGGTGTTTGCCGTGGTTGACGCAATTCTTGGTGGGACCGGTACTCCGAAAATTCCGGAGAACAACCGGACCTTCACCTCCATCGAACTGCGCCTCATCGAGAAGGTAGTCAAGGACATGCTGACCGATATGGAGAAGGCCTGGGCGCCGCTTCATGCGACAAACATGAGCCTGATCAAGATTGAGTCAAACCCCCGTATGGTCAGCATTGTCCCGCCGGAATACATGGTGATAACCATGAGCCTGCAGGTACAGATCGAAGAGACAGTAGGGAATCTGACCTTCGCTGTGCCGTACATGACGATCGACCCGATCCGTGACAAGCTCAAAGCGGGCGCACAATTCACCATGATGGCCGTTGATCCGCACTGGTCGATTCGCCTTTCCGAGGAGTTGCTGGAGGCTCCTCTTGAAGTGTCGGTGCAGATGGGGACCGCCAGTATCACACTTTCGGATCTGCTGGGGATGAAACCCGGCGATACGGTCATGCTCGACGATTCCCGAAGCGGCAGCGAGATCCAGATCAGTATCGGGGGGATCCCGAAATTCATGGGAATGCCCGGTGTTCGCGGCGGTAACAAGGCAGTGCAGGTGACCAGTATGAAACAAAGAGGGGGATAG
- a CDS encoding flagellar basal body-associated FliL family protein, with protein sequence MAAKDEQVKDEQASGSKKKLFIIIGAAVAAVVVIVVVLMMTMGGGKKEGGAEKKAEAKSEGGHGGGHGGEAGKAAVTVFPLEPFIVNIYDGQEVRYLKVKVEFEMSAPEVKAEVEARQAPLRDAILVLLTTKTLQEVQDLQGKNQLREEILTSVNKILPPGKITKVYFTDFVVQ encoded by the coding sequence ATGGCAGCCAAAGACGAACAGGTAAAGGACGAGCAGGCTTCCGGCAGCAAAAAAAAGCTATTCATCATAATCGGCGCTGCCGTTGCGGCAGTAGTAGTCATTGTTGTCGTGCTCATGATGACCATGGGTGGCGGCAAGAAAGAAGGTGGCGCAGAGAAAAAGGCTGAAGCCAAGAGCGAGGGTGGCCATGGCGGGGGCCATGGCGGAGAGGCCGGCAAGGCCGCAGTGACGGTATTCCCGCTTGAGCCGTTCATCGTGAACATATATGATGGCCAGGAGGTGCGCTACCTCAAGGTGAAGGTTGAGTTTGAAATGTCTGCCCCAGAGGTAAAGGCTGAAGTTGAGGCGCGACAAGCGCCGCTCCGCGATGCCATTCTGGTGCTTCTCACCACCAAGACGCTTCAGGAGGTTCAGGACCTGCAAGGCAAGAACCAGCTTCGCGAGGAGATCCTGACCTCTGTCAACAAGATACTACCACCGGGAAAGATCACCAAAGTGTACTTTACGGATTTTGTGGTTCAGTAG
- a CDS encoding flagellar hook protein FlgE, giving the protein MLFSDVLSSSIGNNSQIGRGVQIQAVQNNFSQGSFENTENVTDLAIQGDSFFIVKNPGEAQRYTRAGAFSFNNSNILVNPDGMEVMGYGINQTTGLNNGVLGNVDLTNFSTLSPKMTSTLNIRLNLDSTKTIPGGVSSALTMAGNLDSGAAVAATVGPLATTITDNSGITRNASLTFTKTGATTWSWSADVTGATPATGSATGTIDTAALANQTANITINGASQAITFGFSGLTGNAAASTAAVSATTTTPVTAFSTTDPVGTSNFSNSMTVYDSQGNPHAVTTYYRKTGVNAWDWHANVQGGTPAWVDGTMTFSTAGILTAQTPAATTPQNITFAGVTNPQPLLFDFGVNSSTQAASASIINSQIQDGYYQGSLAKIQVDQKGYVVGVYSNGQSQKLAQVALARFASTNGLSKVGGTLFEETLASGQAMISDASSPGVGKVLSNSLEQSNVDMAAQFVKLIQAQRAFSANSKTITTADEMTQELLNLKR; this is encoded by the coding sequence ATGCTGTTCTCGGATGTCCTGTCATCCAGCATCGGCAACAACTCCCAGATCGGCCGCGGCGTCCAGATCCAGGCCGTGCAGAACAACTTCAGCCAGGGTTCTTTTGAGAATACCGAGAATGTCACCGACCTGGCGATCCAGGGCGATTCATTCTTTATCGTCAAGAATCCCGGAGAAGCGCAGCGCTACACCCGCGCCGGTGCTTTCAGCTTTAACAACAGCAACATTCTGGTCAATCCTGACGGCATGGAAGTAATGGGGTATGGGATCAACCAGACAACCGGCCTTAACAACGGAGTTCTCGGCAATGTAGATCTTACCAACTTTTCCACGCTTTCTCCCAAGATGACCTCAACGCTGAACATCCGGCTGAACCTGGACTCGACGAAAACCATCCCGGGAGGCGTTTCTTCGGCCCTTACAATGGCTGGTAACCTTGATTCAGGTGCAGCGGTTGCCGCAACCGTTGGGCCTCTGGCAACGACCATTACCGACAATTCCGGAATTACCCGAAACGCCTCACTTACCTTCACCAAAACCGGAGCAACAACCTGGAGCTGGTCGGCAGACGTTACCGGCGCCACCCCGGCAACCGGATCGGCAACCGGGACCATCGACACTGCTGCCCTTGCGAATCAAACCGCCAATATCACCATAAACGGGGCGTCGCAAGCGATAACCTTCGGTTTCAGCGGTCTTACCGGCAATGCCGCAGCATCCACTGCTGCGGTTTCCGCCACTACGACAACGCCGGTTACGGCCTTCAGCACCACCGACCCGGTCGGTACCTCCAACTTCTCCAACAGCATGACGGTCTACGATTCGCAGGGCAACCCGCATGCAGTTACCACCTACTACCGCAAGACCGGCGTCAACGCCTGGGACTGGCATGCCAACGTTCAGGGTGGCACCCCGGCCTGGGTCGACGGTACCATGACCTTCAGCACGGCTGGGATCCTGACTGCCCAAACCCCGGCTGCCACCACACCCCAGAACATCACCTTCGCCGGGGTAACCAATCCGCAGCCGCTGCTCTTTGATTTTGGCGTGAATTCCTCGACCCAGGCTGCCAGTGCTTCTATTATCAACTCGCAGATTCAGGACGGTTACTACCAGGGGAGCCTGGCCAAAATCCAGGTTGATCAGAAGGGGTACGTGGTTGGCGTTTATTCCAACGGCCAGTCGCAGAAGCTTGCCCAGGTGGCCCTGGCCCGCTTTGCCTCAACCAACGGCCTGTCCAAGGTTGGGGGCACACTATTCGAGGAGACCCTTGCCTCGGGTCAGGCAATGATCTCTGATGCCAGTTCTCCAGGAGTGGGGAAAGTGCTCTCCAACTCGCTTGAGCAGAGCAACGTGGACATGGCTGCCCAGTTTGTCAAACTGATCCAGGCCCAACGGGCGTTCTCGGCAAACTCGAAGACCATTACCACTGCCGATGAAATGACCCAGGAACTGCTGAACCTCAAGCGCTAA
- a CDS encoding TIGR02530 family flagellar biosynthesis protein — MVDRIFIPSPIQVPTQKPVSTTKQSGTVEGGNTFAKVLQEKLPSQGVRFSQHAQDRLKARGISFSENDLQKLEGAVDSVAKKGGRESLVMLGDAALVVSVKNRTVVTAVDRQSMKGNVFTNIDSAVVL, encoded by the coding sequence GTGGTGGACAGGATATTTATCCCAAGTCCGATCCAGGTTCCTACCCAGAAGCCGGTTTCGACAACCAAGCAATCCGGGACTGTCGAAGGCGGTAACACGTTTGCCAAAGTACTCCAGGAAAAGCTCCCGTCACAAGGGGTTCGCTTTTCGCAGCATGCTCAAGACCGCCTGAAGGCAAGGGGGATAAGCTTTTCCGAAAATGACCTGCAAAAGCTGGAAGGTGCAGTTGATTCCGTAGCCAAGAAGGGCGGGAGAGAGTCGCTGGTCATGCTGGGGGATGCGGCACTGGTGGTGAGCGTTAAGAACCGGACAGTAGTAACTGCCGTGGATCGGCAATCAATGAAAGGAAATGTGTTTACCAATATCGACTCAGCCGTAGTTCTTTAA
- a CDS encoding flagellar hook assembly protein FlgD, translating to MTVNAATAVTDSASGAAAMKKATGMNKDDFLKLFITQMKNQDPLSPMDSTAFLGQLAQLTQVEQAYNTNSNLQNLIAAQNGSNNLNAVSFLGTTILAQGNQVNLAAGQQPTIAYNLASGAQKVLVEIRDSAGAVVKSVASGSTSSGDNSFVWDGKNDKGEALVAGVYSVSVSAIDAKGQQFSGTPLIQGRVDGVSLDSTTPLLTVGGVSVPLSSVLNVKKGA from the coding sequence ATGACAGTTAATGCAGCAACAGCAGTAACCGACTCGGCTTCAGGTGCGGCGGCAATGAAAAAAGCCACCGGCATGAACAAGGATGATTTCCTGAAGCTGTTTATAACCCAGATGAAGAATCAGGACCCGTTGAGCCCGATGGACAGCACGGCGTTTCTGGGGCAACTAGCCCAGCTTACGCAGGTCGAGCAGGCCTACAACACCAACAGCAACCTGCAGAACCTCATTGCAGCTCAAAACGGCAGCAATAACCTTAACGCCGTATCTTTCCTCGGCACCACTATTCTTGCACAGGGGAACCAGGTCAATCTTGCGGCCGGCCAGCAACCGACCATCGCCTACAACCTGGCAAGCGGAGCTCAAAAGGTGCTCGTAGAGATCCGGGATTCAGCCGGAGCAGTTGTTAAAAGCGTTGCTAGCGGTAGCACGTCATCCGGCGACAACAGCTTTGTCTGGGATGGCAAGAACGACAAGGGCGAGGCCCTGGTAGCGGGCGTCTACAGCGTGTCAGTCAGCGCAATCGATGCCAAAGGCCAGCAGTTCTCCGGCACTCCGTTGATCCAGGGGCGCGTGGATGGCGTATCTCTTGACAGCACGACACCTCTGCTCACCGTCGGTGGGGTGAGTGTGCCGCTGAGCAGCGTATTGAATGTGAAGAAAGGAGCATGA
- a CDS encoding flagellar hook-length control protein FliK, with product MDIMNVMMNSMTQSSAMLTATGGAPAQGGTAGADTGKSALFSTLLGSMQQSQLAALPPQAAVEGDVPAMDIKTLMALLQQVAQGGTETAEQPADGMPAAKEFKALSLVQLLNGLKDRLEAPSAEMNQAKTQTINAEGIEQLVAELRTLFGQEGESLPKISEKLLGRLSPELTEKIGAALGQKTQEVTDEVPQGQEQDAKDQLMALLTAISGLLSQSPRQAPEKKVETGEESAMPGIIPVVTAEQKKSTTATVADAVTMQKRQDPAAVMAADAEVKAVNPEPEKLAKTFAGPDSTPVAEPVSQAKVVKPHNAPVQILPTALPVSLPEEIAVDQPQEKINLAAIDLVVTEEEAMLEMSQPEAGSQKSEAAANRELPKSESVFALTADGKSQLIANDRPVAESSSTTVTREQIVSQVKEKLAEHRITQDNGQVTIRLNPAELGELKINVRMDDQRLRIEIVAENRTVKDALMENLGTLKEALARQNIEMKQFDVSTGSKQFFHQGFREGRQQEQQYVAPRQAGWLTGNTAALDQSAPAVWQPRANALLDMVM from the coding sequence ATGGATATCATGAATGTGATGATGAACAGTATGACGCAGTCTTCTGCAATGCTGACTGCAACGGGGGGAGCCCCGGCGCAGGGTGGGACCGCCGGTGCAGATACCGGTAAGTCGGCGCTTTTCTCGACGCTACTCGGTTCCATGCAGCAATCGCAACTGGCGGCTTTGCCACCACAGGCAGCAGTTGAAGGGGACGTGCCGGCAATGGACATCAAGACGCTAATGGCTCTCCTGCAACAGGTCGCGCAAGGCGGAACCGAAACCGCTGAACAGCCTGCCGACGGAATGCCGGCAGCAAAGGAGTTTAAGGCCTTATCACTCGTACAGCTGCTGAATGGGCTGAAGGACAGGCTGGAAGCTCCGAGTGCCGAGATGAACCAGGCAAAGACCCAAACCATCAATGCAGAAGGCATTGAGCAACTGGTTGCAGAGCTTCGGACACTCTTCGGGCAGGAAGGTGAGTCGCTGCCGAAGATTTCGGAGAAATTGCTGGGGCGTCTCAGTCCGGAACTGACTGAGAAAATCGGAGCAGCTCTTGGGCAGAAAACTCAAGAGGTCACCGATGAGGTCCCGCAGGGTCAGGAGCAGGATGCTAAAGACCAGTTGATGGCACTTCTGACCGCCATCAGCGGATTATTGTCGCAGTCCCCTCGCCAGGCCCCGGAAAAGAAGGTGGAGACTGGTGAAGAGAGTGCAATGCCGGGTATTATTCCGGTGGTTACTGCTGAGCAGAAGAAGAGTACCACGGCAACAGTGGCCGATGCGGTAACCATGCAGAAGCGTCAAGATCCTGCTGCGGTTATGGCAGCTGATGCCGAGGTGAAAGCTGTTAATCCTGAGCCGGAAAAGCTGGCTAAGACCTTTGCCGGACCTGATTCGACACCGGTCGCCGAACCGGTAAGCCAGGCTAAAGTTGTGAAGCCGCACAATGCACCGGTTCAGATCCTTCCTACGGCATTGCCGGTATCGCTGCCGGAAGAGATTGCAGTGGATCAGCCTCAGGAAAAGATCAACCTCGCAGCAATCGACTTAGTGGTAACAGAAGAAGAGGCAATGCTGGAAATGTCGCAACCGGAAGCAGGATCGCAGAAGTCTGAAGCAGCGGCAAACCGGGAGCTGCCGAAGTCGGAGTCAGTTTTTGCCTTGACTGCAGATGGCAAGTCGCAGCTGATCGCCAATGATCGGCCTGTTGCCGAGAGTTCAAGCACAACTGTGACCCGCGAACAGATCGTGAGCCAGGTGAAGGAAAAGCTGGCAGAGCACCGGATCACGCAGGACAACGGTCAGGTCACCATCAGGCTCAACCCGGCTGAACTGGGTGAGTTGAAGATCAATGTAAGGATGGACGACCAGAGGCTTCGGATTGAAATCGTTGCCGAAAACAGGACCGTAAAAGACGCTCTCATGGAGAATCTCGGAACGCTCAAGGAGGCACTTGCCCGCCAGAACATCGAGATGAAGCAGTTTGATGTCTCCACGGGAAGCAAGCAGTTTTTCCATCAGGGGTTCCGCGAAGGGCGGCAACAGGAACAGCAGTACGTTGCTCCCCGGCAGGCAGGGTGGCTGACCGGCAACACTGCAGCTCTGGACCAGTCCGCTCCGGCAGTCTGGCAACCGCGCGCTAACGCCCTGCTCGACATGGTGATGTAA
- the fliJ gene encoding flagellar export protein FliJ: MQNRGFKLQQVLNFRKEVEKARSLELAEAKRELDHAAERLKREEEHAAKVSAELAAKQAKGINANEFLMYSNFFHKKSKDIKRQREEVDTLDVKVAERRETLLVASKEKKVLELFKEKRVAADKKALSIKERDFIDEISVQKKSRLTP; the protein is encoded by the coding sequence ATGCAGAACAGAGGCTTCAAGCTGCAACAGGTGTTGAATTTTCGGAAGGAAGTCGAAAAGGCCCGATCTCTGGAACTCGCCGAAGCAAAGCGCGAGCTGGATCATGCTGCAGAGCGGTTGAAGCGGGAGGAAGAGCATGCCGCGAAGGTGTCTGCAGAGCTGGCGGCCAAGCAGGCCAAGGGGATCAACGCCAATGAGTTCCTTATGTACTCCAATTTCTTTCACAAGAAGAGCAAGGATATCAAGCGGCAGCGGGAAGAGGTCGATACCCTTGACGTGAAGGTTGCCGAGCGGCGGGAGACATTGCTGGTCGCTTCAAAGGAGAAAAAGGTCTTGGAGTTGTTCAAGGAGAAAAGGGTGGCAGCAGATAAAAAAGCGCTTTCGATCAAGGAGCGTGATTTCATCGATGAGATTTCTGTTCAGAAGAAAAGCCGGTTGACTCCATGA